From Synoicihabitans lomoniglobus, the proteins below share one genomic window:
- a CDS encoding cation:proton antiporter, with the protein MNGIDFIQDLAIVALAAGVSGAICRRLGLSVIVGYLLAGVIIGPYTPPFAYVEDVSRIQTLSHVGLVFLMFSIGLGLSLSRFKRMGLPVLLATALGAMLVLHLTRAAGGLVGWTGSQVFFIAAMLTVSSSAVIAKVISGLKLNHDRAGQIALTVTVLEDVVAVVMLALLGAEVAASADVAGPGVLQLLGGLMIFVVLLVSAGLFLVPKLLEKLQATVDEELLTILVAGLLFLMAIISVRAGYSLALGAFLLGAMVADMPQKSAVDKAFAGMRDLFSSVFFVSIGMMIEVRLVAEVWPMILGLGVFTLIVRSLSLTVALSVFGTPSAAARRAGLLLTPIGEFSFVIAQLGISAGVLDARFYPIAVGVSLFTVLVSPWLNRHADPLIAWSFRLEPRWLRRALDSYHAWIAAQTRRPIGGVWWRLSRKRLLQIGGEMLIVTGLLSFSPSLLNSLLQSPLGSAATPLVLESVFWIGLSLICLVLLVAIWRNIAALAMISAETLSTAGNAPPNRSTHVLTRTLGGLIFVTWLLEVAPTGLLPRWAWITLAVAMLLAAFVFARRLVFWHSQWQESLEGVLADDAPAQAIAPAAPRWWESGETWNLELRECTLPEQSSSAGRSVRELAVRTRFGCAIAEINRGGFIIAPPSPDERLYPGDRLLLVGASSALNQAQTALSDAVQARQDQFSEARLEVIRTPTALIDQSLAEIGENYATHVIIVGLERDGQRHLNPGPTERLRADDHLLLLASPDQLRHFQHAHSAVRPPEN; encoded by the coding sequence ATGAACGGCATCGATTTCATCCAAGACCTGGCCATCGTCGCTTTGGCGGCGGGCGTGAGCGGAGCCATTTGTCGGCGGTTGGGACTTTCGGTCATCGTCGGCTACTTGTTGGCCGGCGTCATCATCGGGCCCTACACCCCTCCCTTCGCCTACGTGGAGGATGTTTCGCGCATCCAAACACTGTCGCATGTGGGGTTGGTGTTCCTCATGTTCTCGATCGGGTTGGGGCTGAGCCTTTCCCGCTTCAAACGCATGGGATTGCCCGTGCTGCTCGCCACGGCGCTGGGCGCGATGTTGGTGCTTCATCTCACTCGCGCCGCCGGAGGACTCGTCGGCTGGACCGGGTCGCAAGTGTTTTTCATCGCGGCGATGCTCACCGTTTCCAGTTCGGCGGTGATCGCGAAAGTCATTTCCGGGCTCAAACTCAACCATGATCGCGCCGGTCAGATCGCGCTGACCGTCACCGTGCTCGAGGACGTGGTGGCGGTCGTCATGCTCGCGTTGTTGGGCGCCGAGGTTGCCGCGAGCGCCGATGTCGCCGGCCCCGGCGTGTTGCAACTGTTGGGCGGGTTGATGATTTTTGTGGTGCTGCTCGTCAGCGCGGGGTTGTTCCTCGTGCCCAAGTTACTGGAAAAACTGCAAGCAACGGTCGACGAGGAGTTGCTCACCATTCTGGTCGCCGGGTTGTTGTTTCTCATGGCGATCATTTCGGTCCGGGCCGGCTATTCCCTCGCCCTCGGAGCCTTCCTGCTAGGGGCCATGGTCGCCGACATGCCGCAGAAAAGTGCGGTGGACAAAGCTTTCGCGGGGATGCGCGATTTGTTCAGCAGTGTGTTCTTTGTTTCCATCGGCATGATGATCGAGGTGCGCCTCGTGGCCGAAGTATGGCCCATGATTCTGGGTTTGGGCGTGTTCACGCTGATCGTGCGGAGCCTGAGTCTGACGGTGGCGTTGTCGGTTTTTGGCACGCCGTCCGCCGCGGCGCGCCGAGCAGGGTTGCTGCTCACTCCCATCGGTGAGTTCTCATTTGTGATCGCTCAACTCGGCATCTCCGCCGGGGTGCTCGACGCCCGGTTTTATCCCATCGCCGTCGGAGTATCATTGTTCACCGTGTTGGTATCGCCTTGGTTGAACCGGCATGCCGATCCGTTGATCGCGTGGAGTTTCCGACTCGAGCCTCGTTGGCTGCGCCGCGCGTTGGACTCCTACCATGCATGGATCGCCGCCCAGACTCGTCGTCCCATCGGCGGTGTGTGGTGGCGGTTGAGCCGCAAACGGCTCCTCCAAATTGGCGGCGAGATGCTGATCGTCACCGGGCTCCTGTCGTTTTCCCCGTCGCTGCTGAACTCCCTGCTTCAGAGTCCCCTGGGGAGCGCCGCCACGCCGTTGGTATTGGAATCCGTTTTCTGGATCGGGCTCAGCCTCATCTGCCTCGTGCTGTTGGTCGCCATCTGGCGCAACATTGCCGCCCTGGCCATGATCAGCGCCGAAACCCTTTCGACCGCGGGCAATGCCCCGCCCAACCGGTCCACCCATGTGCTGACTCGCACCCTGGGTGGGTTGATTTTCGTGACCTGGCTGCTGGAGGTCGCGCCCACAGGTCTGCTCCCGCGCTGGGCCTGGATCACATTGGCGGTGGCCATGTTGCTCGCCGCGTTCGTCTTCGCCCGCCGCCTCGTTTTTTGGCACAGCCAGTGGCAGGAGTCTTTGGAAGGCGTGCTCGCCGACGACGCTCCAGCCCAAGCGATCGCGCCCGCCGCCCCGCGCTGGTGGGAATCCGGGGAAACGTGGAACCTCGAACTGCGCGAGTGCACGTTACCTGAACAAAGCAGCAGCGCCGGTCGGAGTGTCCGCGAACTCGCGGTCCGCACACGATTCGGCTGTGCCATCGCCGAAATCAACCGCGGCGGCTTCATCATCGCCCCACCCAGCCCCGACGAACGACTTTATCCGGGCGATCGTCTGTTGTTGGTGGGAGCCTCCTCGGCCCTCAATCAGGCTCAAACCGCCCTGAGCGACGCCGTCCAAGCCCGCCAGGATCAGTTCTCCGAAGCCCGCCTGGAAGTCATTCGCACGCCGACGGCACTCATCGACCAATCCCTCGCCGAAATCGGGGAAAACTACGCCACCCATGTGATCATCGTGGGCCTCGAACGCGACGGCCAGCGCCACCTCAACCCGGGACCAACGGAACGTTTGCGCGCAGATGATCATCTGCTGCTCCTCGCCTCTCCCGATCAGTTGCGTCATTTCCAACATGCTCACTCGGCCGTCCGACCGCCGGAGAACTAA
- a CDS encoding pseudouridine synthase — MKLERLLAKFQLMGRTRARQVILDRRVAVEGNPITRFDQEVDRFSCVTLDDTIVQASARRLCLMLNKPVGVLSATTDATHRTVIDLIDDPDKATLHLVGRLDRNTSGLVLLTNDGRWSKALMHPTLKVPKVYHVTTRDPIAPEAPDRFARGFYFETEDLTTQPAALEILTSHTARLTLHEGRYHQIKRMFYRLGNRVTALHRESIGDIHLPADLAPGHWRALPPQI; from the coding sequence GTGAAACTCGAACGCCTGCTTGCCAAGTTTCAGCTCATGGGCCGCACCCGCGCCCGGCAGGTAATCCTCGACCGACGCGTTGCCGTCGAGGGCAACCCCATAACGCGCTTCGACCAAGAGGTGGACCGCTTCTCCTGCGTCACCCTTGACGACACGATCGTGCAAGCATCGGCCCGCCGTCTCTGCCTCATGCTCAACAAACCCGTCGGCGTGCTCAGCGCCACGACCGACGCCACCCACCGCACCGTAATCGACCTCATCGACGATCCCGACAAAGCCACGTTGCACCTCGTGGGTCGCCTTGATCGCAACACCTCCGGCCTGGTGTTGCTCACCAACGACGGTCGATGGTCCAAGGCCCTCATGCACCCCACGCTCAAAGTGCCTAAAGTTTACCACGTCACCACACGCGACCCCATCGCCCCTGAAGCGCCGGACCGATTTGCCCGCGGCTTTTACTTCGAAACCGAGGACCTCACGACGCAACCCGCCGCGCTCGAAATTCTCACCAGCCACACGGCTCGTCTCACCCTGCACGAAGGCCGCTACCACCAAATCAAGCGCATGTTTTACCGCCTGGGAAACCGCGTCACCGCCCTTCACCGCGAAAGCATTGGCGACATCCACCTCCCCGCCGACCTCGCCCCCGGCCACTGGCGCGCCCTACCCCCCCAAATCTGA